In one window of Miscanthus floridulus cultivar M001 chromosome 12, ASM1932011v1, whole genome shotgun sequence DNA:
- the LOC136495664 gene encoding LOW QUALITY PROTEIN: uncharacterized protein (The sequence of the model RefSeq protein was modified relative to this genomic sequence to represent the inferred CDS: deleted 2 bases in 2 codons): MGGSDPPDQKLNSALLLSRRTYPPRDSWNFPPFFFAGTKSPLTTNQQTSSSGWVLPGRSKQEVTPRRRRPSWAAVSRSRGRSAPCPRRWVICSHTMLLQLFSEGLAGERSQSAVENKTASERTFVRFFSTKHRSLRRTVGWWLPKETPIRSAPRLGGIYLIPITRRGSP; this comes from the exons ATGGGCGG ATCAGATCCACCGGACCAGAAACTCAATTCCGCACTGCTGCTGAGTCGTCGGACTTATCCACCT AGGGATTCGTGGAATTTCC CGCCCTTTTTTTTTGCGGGTACTAAGAGTCCTCTCACTACCAACCAGCAGACATCATCATCTGGCTGGGTCTTGCCG GGGAGATCAAAACAAGAAGTCACGCCTAGACGACGACGCCCGTCCTGGGCTGCAGTAAGTAGATCGAGAGGTCGTTCCGCCCCTTGTCCCCGAAGATGGGTAATATGTTCTCATACAATGTTGCTCCAACTTTTTTCT GAGGGCCTAGCTGGCGAGCGATCCCAGTCCGCGGTAGAGAACAAGACAGCAAGCGAGCGTACCTTTGTTCGCTTCTTTTCCACCAAGCACAGAAGTTTAAGGAGAACTGTAGGTTGGTGGCTACCTAAGGAAACTCCGATTCGATCCGCCCCGCGGCTGGGAGGCATCTACCTCATCCCGATCACAAGGAGAGGTTCACCAtga